From Methylopila sp. M107, a single genomic window includes:
- the hflX gene encoding GTPase HflX, with the protein MEEHTESTEKSRLIDRRAAPTRAVVVTPVVAQRTAPARSSQARLEEAVGLAAAIELVVVESRLAPLSEIRPSTYLGKGKVAELADIVQAEEAELVVMDTALSPVQQRNLEKELKAKVLDRTGLILEIFGRRARTKEGVLQVEHAHLTWQKSRLVRSWTHLERQRGGFGFLGGPGETQIEADRRVIGERILKIERELAQVRRTRGLHRAGRKRVPYPVVALVGYTNAGKSTLFNRLTRAEVVAADMLFATLDPTLREIRLPHGAHAILSDTVGFISELPTQLVEAFRATLEEVLEADVILHVRDVAHEDAEAQGADVASVLTGLGVDPQTDPRLVEVWNKVDMLDEGARATLSGTAARREPAARPVLVSALTGEGMDDLLDRIEGLLSTGRETLVVTLDPTDGSGENWLHERFDVMNRSVGPDGGVRITVRIEPERVDGLRRRFSTVDAPQAELSA; encoded by the coding sequence TTGGAAGAGCATACAGAGTCGACAGAGAAGAGCCGCCTGATCGACCGCCGGGCCGCGCCGACGCGCGCCGTGGTGGTGACGCCCGTTGTCGCCCAGCGCACCGCCCCCGCGCGGTCGTCGCAGGCTCGGTTGGAAGAGGCCGTGGGGCTCGCGGCGGCGATCGAACTCGTGGTCGTCGAGAGCCGGCTCGCGCCGCTCTCCGAGATTCGCCCCTCGACCTATCTCGGCAAGGGCAAGGTCGCGGAACTCGCGGACATCGTGCAGGCCGAAGAGGCTGAACTCGTGGTGATGGACACGGCGCTGTCGCCCGTCCAGCAGCGCAACCTCGAGAAGGAACTGAAGGCCAAGGTGCTCGACCGCACCGGCCTCATCCTCGAAATCTTCGGCCGCCGCGCCCGCACCAAGGAGGGCGTGCTGCAGGTCGAACATGCGCACCTCACATGGCAGAAGAGCCGGCTCGTCCGGTCCTGGACGCATCTCGAGCGCCAGCGCGGCGGCTTCGGCTTCCTTGGCGGCCCCGGCGAAACCCAGATCGAGGCCGACCGCCGCGTCATCGGCGAGCGCATCCTCAAGATCGAGCGGGAGCTCGCGCAGGTGCGGCGCACCCGCGGCCTGCACCGGGCGGGACGCAAGCGCGTGCCCTATCCGGTGGTCGCGCTCGTCGGCTACACCAACGCCGGCAAGTCGACGCTGTTCAACCGGCTGACGCGCGCCGAGGTGGTCGCGGCCGACATGCTGTTCGCCACCCTCGACCCGACGCTGCGCGAGATCCGCCTGCCGCACGGCGCCCACGCCATCCTGTCCGACACGGTGGGCTTCATCTCGGAACTGCCGACGCAGCTCGTCGAGGCGTTCCGCGCGACGCTGGAGGAGGTGCTGGAGGCCGACGTCATCCTGCACGTACGCGACGTCGCGCATGAGGACGCTGAGGCTCAAGGAGCCGACGTCGCCTCCGTGCTGACGGGTCTCGGCGTCGACCCGCAGACCGACCCGCGGCTCGTCGAGGTCTGGAACAAGGTCGACATGCTGGACGAGGGTGCGCGCGCCACGTTGTCGGGCACAGCGGCGCGGCGCGAGCCCGCGGCGCGGCCCGTGCTCGTCTCGGCGCTGACGGGCGAGGGCATGGACGATCTGCTCGACCGGATCGAGGGACTGCTGTCCACCGGCCGGGAAACGCTCGTCGTCACGCTCGACCCGACCGACGGCTCGGGCGAGAACTGGCTGCATGAGAGGTTCGACGTCATGAACCGCAGCGTCGGCCCGGACGGCGGCGTCCGGATCACGGTCCGGATCGAGCCCGAACGCGTCGATGGGCTGCGCCGACGCTTCTCGACCGTCGACGCGCCGCAGGCCGAACTCAGCGCCTGA
- a CDS encoding sigma-54 dependent transcriptional regulator: MATDILIVDDEADIRELVAGILQDEGHGTRTARNSDEAMGEIAKRRPQLVFLDIWLQGSKLDGLEMLELIHRDNPEIPIVMISGHGNIETAVSAIKTGAYDFIEKPFKADRLVLIAQRALESYQLKREIKDLKRGSGVATRFVGKSTVMNQLRGAIDRVAPTNSRILIVGPAGSGKELAARVIHQKSGRAKGPFVLINAAAITPERMEEELFGVEGLENGSRKVGALEEAHGGTLFIDEVADMPRETQNRILRVLVEQTFTRVGGSTKVSVDVRIISSSSRNLEEEIAEGRFREDLFHRLAVVPVRVPALSERRDDIPELIEFFLDQISSATGLAKRKIGEDAMAVLQSHDWPYNVRQLRNNVERLMILAGGDPEAVVTASMLPSEIGTMVPPTPTGAGGEQLMGLALRDAREIFERQYLLAQISRFGGNISRTAEFIGMERSALHRKLKALGIG; this comes from the coding sequence ATGGCGACCGACATCCTCATCGTCGACGACGAGGCCGACATCCGCGAGCTCGTGGCCGGCATCCTTCAGGACGAAGGACACGGCACCCGCACCGCGCGCAATTCCGACGAGGCGATGGGCGAGATCGCCAAGCGGCGGCCTCAGCTCGTTTTCCTCGACATCTGGCTGCAGGGCTCGAAGCTCGACGGGCTGGAGATGCTCGAGCTGATCCATCGTGACAATCCCGAGATCCCGATCGTCATGATCTCCGGTCACGGCAACATCGAGACGGCCGTTTCGGCCATCAAGACCGGCGCCTACGACTTCATCGAGAAGCCGTTCAAGGCCGACCGGCTGGTGCTGATCGCCCAGCGCGCGCTCGAGTCCTACCAGTTGAAGCGCGAGATCAAGGATCTGAAGCGGGGCTCGGGCGTCGCGACGCGCTTCGTCGGCAAGTCGACGGTGATGAACCAGCTGCGCGGCGCGATCGACCGGGTCGCGCCCACCAACAGCCGCATCCTGATCGTCGGCCCCGCCGGCTCCGGCAAGGAGCTCGCGGCGCGCGTGATCCACCAGAAGTCGGGCCGCGCCAAGGGCCCGTTCGTGCTGATCAACGCCGCCGCCATCACGCCCGAGCGGATGGAGGAGGAGCTGTTCGGCGTCGAGGGGCTGGAAAACGGCTCGCGCAAGGTCGGCGCGCTCGAGGAGGCGCATGGCGGCACGCTGTTCATCGACGAAGTCGCCGACATGCCGCGCGAGACCCAGAACCGCATCCTGCGTGTGCTGGTGGAGCAGACATTTACGCGCGTTGGCGGGTCGACCAAGGTTTCGGTCGACGTGCGCATCATCTCCTCGTCGTCCCGCAACCTCGAGGAGGAGATCGCCGAGGGGCGGTTCCGCGAGGACCTGTTCCACCGCCTCGCGGTGGTGCCTGTGCGGGTGCCGGCGCTGTCGGAGCGGCGCGACGACATCCCGGAGTTGATCGAGTTCTTCCTCGACCAGATCTCCTCGGCCACCGGCCTCGCCAAGCGCAAGATCGGCGAGGACGCCATGGCGGTGCTGCAGAGCCACGACTGGCCCTACAATGTCCGCCAGCTGCGCAACAACGTCGAGCGCCTGATGATTCTGGCCGGCGGCGACCCGGAAGCGGTGGTGACGGCCAGCATGCTGCCCTCCGAGATCGGCACCATGGTGCCGCCGACCCCGACGGGGGCGGGCGGCGAGCAACTGATGGGCCTCGCGCTCCGCGACGCGCGCGAGATCTTCGAGCGGCAGTACTTGCTCGCCCAGATCAGCCGGTTCGGCGGCAACATCTCGCGCACCGCCGAGTTCATCGGCATGGAGCGCTCGGCGCTGCACCGCAAGCTCAAGGCGCTCGGAATCGGGTGA
- the hfq gene encoding RNA chaperone Hfq, which produces MAAERAQNLQDTFLNNVRKNKVPLTIFLVNGVKLQGVVTWFDNFCVLLRRDGHSQLVYKHAISTVMPGHPIQLFEPEDGDKDEAPARAGR; this is translated from the coding sequence ATGGCCGCCGAGCGCGCTCAAAACCTTCAGGACACGTTCCTTAACAACGTCCGCAAGAACAAGGTCCCGCTGACGATCTTCCTGGTCAATGGCGTCAAACTCCAGGGCGTCGTCACGTGGTTCGACAATTTCTGCGTGCTGCTCCGCCGCGACGGGCACTCGCAACTCGTTTACAAGCACGCCATATCGACGGTGATGCCGGGCCATCCTATCCAGCTCTTCGAGCCGGAAGACGGCGACAAGGACGAGGCGCCGGCGCGGGCCGGACGGTGA
- a CDS encoding P-II family nitrogen regulator, which produces MKKIEAIIKPFKLDEVKEALQEVGVQGITVTEAKGFGRQKGHTELYRGAEYVVDFLPKVKIEVVIGDDMVERAVDAIRKAAATGRIGDGKIFVSPVEEAIRIRTGEVGVEAI; this is translated from the coding sequence GTGAAGAAGATCGAAGCGATCATCAAGCCGTTCAAGCTCGACGAAGTGAAGGAAGCGCTTCAGGAAGTCGGGGTGCAGGGCATCACGGTGACCGAAGCCAAGGGCTTTGGCCGCCAGAAGGGCCACACCGAGCTCTATCGCGGGGCCGAATATGTGGTCGATTTCCTGCCGAAGGTGAAGATCGAGGTGGTGATCGGCGACGACATGGTCGAGCGCGCCGTCGACGCGATCCGCAAGGCCGCCGCCACCGGCCGCATCGGCGACGGCAAGATCTTCGTGTCCCCCGTCGAGGAGGCGATCCGCATCCGCACCGGCGAGGTCGGCGTCGAAGCGATCTGA
- a CDS encoding D-amino-acid transaminase: MSRIAYVNGRYLPHANAAVHIEDRGYQFADGVYEVCEVRDGRLIDEAGHLGRLRRSLGELKIRQPIADSALRVVLRETVRRNRVRDGIVYLQVTRGVAKRDHFFPPESVKPALVVTARPADRAKNEVGALAGIKVITVPENRWPRVDIKTIGLLPNVLVKQQAREAGAKEAWYVGADGHVTEGGSTNAWIVTQEGIIRTRPATGGILSGITRATVLRMARDLQMRFDETPFTVDEAKGAREAFNTAATAIVTPVIAIDGAPVGDGKPGPVALELRRRFHEFAEASDG, encoded by the coding sequence ATGTCCCGCATCGCCTACGTCAACGGCCGCTACCTCCCTCACGCCAATGCGGCGGTTCACATCGAGGATCGCGGCTATCAGTTCGCCGACGGGGTCTACGAGGTCTGCGAGGTCCGCGACGGTCGGCTGATCGACGAGGCCGGCCATCTCGGCCGCCTCAGGCGGTCGCTCGGCGAACTCAAAATCCGGCAGCCGATCGCCGACAGCGCCCTGAGGGTGGTGCTGCGCGAGACGGTGCGCCGAAACCGCGTGCGGGACGGCATCGTCTACCTGCAGGTCACGCGCGGCGTCGCGAAGCGCGATCACTTCTTCCCGCCCGAAAGTGTGAAGCCCGCGCTCGTCGTGACGGCGCGGCCCGCCGACCGCGCCAAGAACGAGGTGGGCGCGTTGGCGGGCATAAAGGTCATCACGGTGCCGGAGAACCGCTGGCCGCGCGTCGACATCAAGACGATCGGCCTGCTGCCGAACGTGCTCGTGAAGCAGCAGGCGCGGGAGGCGGGGGCCAAGGAGGCCTGGTATGTCGGCGCCGACGGCCATGTCACCGAAGGGGGCTCGACCAACGCCTGGATCGTCACGCAGGAGGGGATCATCCGGACCCGGCCTGCGACCGGCGGCATCCTCAGCGGCATCACCCGCGCGACCGTGCTGCGCATGGCGCGCGACCTGCAGATGCGGTTCGACGAGACGCCCTTCACCGTGGACGAGGCCAAGGGCGCGCGCGAGGCCTTCAACACCGCGGCGACCGCGATCGTCACGCCGGTGATCGCGATCGACGGCGCGCCCGTCGGCGACGGCAAGCCCGGCCCTGTCGCGCTCGAATTGCGGCGCCGGTTTCATGAGTTCGCCGAGGCGAGCGACGGCTGA
- a CDS encoding GMC family oxidoreductase translates to MITDLETQADKADIVGDICIVGTGPAGLTIALELAAKGRSVILLEAGGEAYEAESQALYEGKVVSSGHIDIADSRLRQFGGTSGHWTGVCVPMDPIDFEPRAGSTGHGWPIRRSDLDPFYVRAQSYLDAGPFRYGWTDWRSIGPHGELPLDPARVKVAIHQQSPPTRYAEKYLETARAERRIDCRLHANVVDIMLASGSDRVESLKVSTLAGAVRTVRAKTFVIACGAVENARLLLNARRQRPAGIGNERGLVGRYFNDHMTISASRIVFNESVDSDLYRLSQFVHGAQLHVGLALTPDVIRKEGLNNTHSFLKPTYADAIYSDDFRNYGWVSFSAMVQAFSRGSLPDRFAERYCDVVDDVGGVATGIYRHVRRKVQPPARARAFILRQDAEQAPNPDSRVTLGESVDRFGMNTATLDWRIASDDLLKLRRMHEIIGTAIGAAGLGRMQIGIPQQDPDPAIAYSGYHHMGTTRMHAEPALGVVDADCRVHTVKNLYMAGSSVFTTGGCANPTLTIVALAIRLAEHLAAKA, encoded by the coding sequence GTGATCACCGACCTCGAGACCCAAGCTGACAAGGCCGACATCGTCGGCGACATCTGCATCGTCGGAACCGGCCCCGCCGGACTGACGATCGCGCTGGAACTCGCTGCGAAGGGCCGCAGCGTCATCCTGCTCGAGGCCGGCGGCGAGGCCTACGAGGCCGAGAGCCAGGCGCTCTACGAAGGCAAGGTCGTCAGCTCAGGACACATCGACATCGCTGACTCGAGGCTTCGCCAGTTCGGCGGAACCTCCGGGCACTGGACCGGCGTCTGCGTGCCGATGGACCCGATCGACTTCGAGCCGCGCGCCGGATCGACAGGCCATGGCTGGCCGATCCGCCGGTCCGACCTCGACCCGTTCTACGTGCGCGCGCAGAGCTATCTCGACGCCGGCCCGTTCCGCTACGGCTGGACCGACTGGCGCTCGATCGGACCGCATGGCGAGCTGCCGCTCGATCCGGCCAGGGTCAAGGTCGCGATCCACCAGCAGAGCCCCCCGACGCGCTACGCGGAGAAATATCTCGAGACCGCGAGGGCCGAACGCAGGATCGACTGCCGGCTGCACGCCAATGTGGTCGACATCATGCTTGCGAGCGGCTCGGACCGCGTCGAGAGCCTGAAGGTGTCGACGCTCGCCGGCGCCGTCCGCACGGTGCGTGCGAAGACCTTCGTGATCGCCTGCGGGGCGGTGGAGAACGCCCGGCTGCTGCTCAATGCGCGCCGCCAGAGGCCCGCGGGGATCGGCAACGAGCGCGGCCTCGTCGGACGCTATTTCAACGACCACATGACGATTTCCGCGTCGCGCATCGTGTTCAACGAAAGCGTTGACTCCGATCTCTACCGGTTGAGCCAGTTCGTTCACGGGGCGCAGCTTCACGTCGGACTGGCGCTCACGCCTGACGTGATCCGCAAGGAGGGGCTGAACAACACCCATTCGTTCCTCAAGCCGACCTACGCCGACGCGATCTACAGCGACGATTTCCGCAACTATGGCTGGGTGAGCTTTTCCGCCATGGTGCAGGCCTTCAGCCGCGGAAGCCTGCCCGACAGGTTCGCGGAACGCTATTGCGACGTGGTCGACGACGTCGGCGGCGTGGCGACGGGGATCTACCGGCATGTGCGGCGCAAGGTTCAGCCGCCGGCCCGCGCGCGCGCCTTCATTCTCAGGCAGGACGCCGAGCAGGCGCCGAATCCCGACAGCCGCGTGACGCTCGGCGAGTCGGTCGACCGCTTCGGCATGAACACAGCGACGCTCGACTGGAGGATCGCGTCCGACGATCTGCTGAAGCTTCGCCGCATGCACGAGATCATCGGCACGGCCATCGGCGCAGCGGGCCTCGGGCGGATGCAGATCGGAATCCCGCAGCAGGATCCGGACCCTGCGATCGCCTATTCGGGCTATCACCACATGGGCACGACCCGAATGCACGCCGAACCCGCGCTCGGCGTCGTCGACGCCGACTGCCGGGTGCATACGGTGAAAAACCTCTACATGGCCGGAAGCTCGGTCTTCACGACCGGCGGATGCGCCAATCCGACGCTCACGATCGTCGCGCTGGCGATCCGGCTCGCCGAACATCTCGCGGCGAAGGCCTGA
- the glnA gene encoding type I glutamate--ammonia ligase, giving the protein MKTAADVMKYIKENDVKYVDLRFTDPKGKWQHVTFDLTMVDEEFFAEGQMFDGSSIAGWKAINESDMLLMPDVATACIDPFFAATTLSVVCDVLEPTTGEPYERDPRGTVKKAETYMKSLGIGDTIYFGPEAEFFVFDDVRFSSTPYKVGFEVDSDELPTNSDAEYDTGNLGHRVRTKGGYFPVPPVDSAQDMRGEMLAAMASMGAKVEKHHHEVASAQHELGLKFEEVVRMADIQQVYKYCIHQVAQSYGKTATFMPKPVYGDNGSGMHCHMSIWKKGKPMFAGDKYAGLSQECLWYIGGVIKHAKSINAFTNPTTNSYKRLVPGFEAPVLLAYSARNRSASCRIPWTNSPKAKRVEVRFPDPSANPYLCFAALMMAGLDGIVNKIDPGQAMDKDLYDLPPKELKKIPTVCGSLREALVSLDKDREFLKKGNVFTDDQIDSFIELKMQEVIRFEHTPHPVEYDMYYSV; this is encoded by the coding sequence ATCAAGACCGCCGCGGACGTCATGAAGTACATCAAGGAGAACGACGTGAAATACGTCGACCTCCGCTTCACCGACCCGAAAGGCAAATGGCAGCACGTCACCTTCGACCTGACGATGGTCGACGAGGAATTCTTCGCCGAAGGCCAGATGTTCGACGGCTCGTCGATCGCCGGCTGGAAGGCCATCAACGAGTCCGACATGCTGCTGATGCCGGACGTCGCGACTGCGTGCATCGACCCGTTCTTCGCCGCCACGACCCTGTCGGTCGTCTGCGACGTGCTCGAGCCCACCACCGGCGAGCCCTATGAGCGCGACCCGCGCGGCACGGTGAAGAAGGCCGAGACCTACATGAAGTCGCTCGGCATCGGCGACACCATCTATTTCGGCCCCGAGGCCGAGTTCTTCGTGTTCGACGACGTCCGCTTCTCCTCGACGCCCTACAAGGTCGGCTTCGAGGTCGATTCGGACGAGCTGCCGACCAACTCCGACGCCGAATACGACACCGGCAACCTCGGCCATCGCGTCCGCACCAAGGGCGGCTACTTCCCCGTGCCCCCGGTCGACAGCGCCCAGGACATGCGCGGCGAGATGCTCGCGGCCATGGCGTCGATGGGCGCCAAGGTCGAGAAGCACCACCACGAGGTGGCGTCCGCCCAGCACGAGCTCGGCCTGAAGTTCGAGGAAGTCGTCCGCATGGCCGACATCCAGCAGGTCTACAAATACTGCATCCACCAGGTGGCGCAGTCCTACGGCAAGACCGCCACCTTCATGCCCAAGCCGGTCTATGGCGACAACGGCTCGGGAATGCACTGCCACATGTCCATCTGGAAGAAGGGCAAGCCGATGTTCGCCGGCGACAAGTACGCCGGTCTTTCGCAGGAATGCCTCTGGTACATCGGCGGCGTCATCAAGCACGCCAAGTCGATCAACGCCTTCACCAACCCGACGACGAACAGCTACAAGCGACTCGTACCGGGCTTCGAGGCGCCGGTGCTGCTCGCCTATTCGGCGCGCAACCGTTCAGCCTCCTGCCGCATTCCGTGGACCAATTCGCCGAAGGCCAAGCGCGTCGAGGTCCGCTTCCCGGATCCGTCCGCGAACCCGTATCTCTGCTTCGCGGCGCTGATGATGGCCGGCCTCGACGGCATCGTGAACAAGATCGATCCGGGCCAGGCGATGGACAAGGACCTCTACGATCTGCCGCCGAAGGAACTGAAGAAGATCCCGACGGTGTGCGGTTCGCTCCGCGAAGCGCTGGTGTCGCTCGACAAGGACCGCGAGTTCCTCAAGAAGGGCAACGTCTTCACCGACGACCAGATCGACAGCTTCATCGAGCTGAAGATGCAGGAAGTGATCCGCTTCGAGCACACCCCGCATCCGGTCGAATACGACATGTACTATTCGGTCTGA
- a CDS encoding PAS domain-containing sensor histidine kinase has protein sequence MSSESISIQQDAGPRRDRRGPGVVGPLAVLAALISAVVTFVILTGRMDIEPTQDATLIAVYVNAAFVALLVLIIVWEIRGFVMARWRAQAGSQLHGRLVALFSIVAVAPAALLAVFSLVTLDQGFDSFFSTRVRQIVDNSRVVARAYLNEHARSIRGEILAMANDVNRARPMFDRDRTRFAEFLTAQATIRGLPEAQLIRPSNMELVERAKINIGRDFPKPPAPDIESAPTDEPILLAPGKQNAIGAILKLAGYDDLALFVARPVDPQANAYMQLVEQGSEEYDALTTRRPRIQATFALLYVLLSLSLLLAAIWIGLAFANRLVSPIRRLITAADQVSQGDLYVQVPLGKKTDGDLGALGETFNKMTSELRSQRNKLVEAAEQMDSRRRFTEAMLAGVSAGVIGIDFSGGVTLMNRGAERLLSAPEEDLLGKPLREAVPEFAPLIDAALGRSQRLVQGQVTILRNGRERNLNVRFTTETSAADEHGYVVTIDDITELVSAQRTSAWADVARRIAHEIKNPLTPIQLSAERIRRKYGKVITEEREIFDQCTDTIIRQVDDIKRMVDEFSSFARMPKPTIEQDDLAKIVKQGVFMMRVGYPEIRIEAHGCEQPLPARFDRRLISQAVTNIVKNATESVQAVEENTPGAGRIDVTVRQDGDRAVIDVVDNGMGLPTENRQRLLEPYMTTREKGTGLGLAIVGKIMEEHGGGVELLDSPAVATGGRGALVRLWFQTASQTPPTTVSAEPVPAA, from the coding sequence TTGTCCTCGGAATCGATCAGCATCCAGCAAGACGCCGGTCCGCGCCGGGACAGGCGCGGGCCCGGCGTCGTCGGCCCGCTCGCGGTGCTCGCTGCGCTGATCTCGGCCGTCGTGACTTTTGTGATTCTGACCGGACGGATGGACATCGAGCCGACGCAGGACGCGACGCTGATCGCGGTCTACGTCAACGCCGCCTTCGTCGCGCTGCTGGTGCTGATCATCGTCTGGGAGATTCGCGGCTTCGTGATGGCGCGCTGGCGCGCGCAGGCGGGCTCGCAGCTCCATGGGCGGCTTGTGGCGCTGTTCTCGATCGTGGCGGTGGCGCCGGCCGCGTTGCTCGCGGTGTTTTCGCTCGTGACGCTCGACCAGGGGTTTGACAGCTTCTTTTCGACCCGCGTGCGCCAGATCGTCGACAATTCGCGCGTCGTCGCCCGCGCCTATCTCAACGAACACGCCCGCTCGATCCGCGGCGAAATCCTCGCAATGGCGAACGACGTCAACCGCGCGCGCCCGATGTTCGACCGGGACCGGACGCGGTTTGCGGAATTTCTCACCGCGCAGGCGACGATCCGCGGCCTGCCCGAGGCGCAGCTCATCAGGCCGAGCAACATGGAGCTGGTCGAGCGCGCGAAGATCAATATCGGGCGCGACTTCCCGAAGCCCCCGGCGCCGGACATCGAGAGCGCGCCGACCGACGAGCCGATCCTGCTCGCGCCCGGCAAGCAGAACGCGATCGGCGCGATTCTGAAGCTTGCTGGCTATGACGACCTCGCGCTGTTCGTCGCGCGACCCGTCGATCCGCAGGCGAACGCCTATATGCAGCTCGTCGAGCAGGGCTCCGAGGAATACGACGCGCTGACGACTCGCCGGCCGCGCATCCAGGCCACCTTCGCGCTGCTCTACGTGCTGCTGTCGCTGTCGCTGCTGCTCGCGGCGATCTGGATCGGCCTCGCTTTCGCCAACCGGCTGGTCTCGCCGATCCGGCGGCTGATCACCGCCGCCGACCAGGTCAGCCAGGGCGACCTCTACGTCCAGGTGCCGCTCGGCAAGAAGACCGACGGCGACCTCGGCGCGCTGGGCGAGACCTTCAACAAGATGACCTCTGAACTCCGCAGCCAGCGCAACAAGCTGGTCGAGGCGGCCGAGCAGATGGACTCGCGCCGCCGATTCACCGAGGCGATGCTGGCGGGGGTGAGCGCGGGCGTCATCGGCATCGATTTTTCCGGCGGCGTCACGCTCATGAACCGCGGCGCTGAACGCCTGCTGAGCGCGCCGGAGGAGGACCTGCTTGGAAAGCCGCTGCGCGAGGCGGTTCCCGAATTCGCGCCGCTGATCGACGCGGCGCTTGGCCGGTCGCAGCGGCTCGTGCAGGGGCAGGTGACGATTCTCAGGAACGGGCGCGAGCGGAACCTCAACGTCCGCTTCACCACCGAGACGTCGGCCGCAGACGAGCACGGCTACGTCGTCACCATCGACGACATCACCGAACTCGTCTCGGCGCAGCGCACCTCGGCCTGGGCCGACGTCGCGCGCCGCATCGCGCATGAGATCAAGAACCCGCTGACCCCGATCCAGCTTTCGGCGGAGCGCATCCGCCGCAAATACGGCAAGGTCATCACCGAAGAGCGCGAGATCTTCGACCAGTGCACGGACACGATCATCCGGCAGGTCGACGACATTAAGCGCATGGTCGACGAGTTCTCATCCTTCGCGCGCATGCCGAAGCCGACGATCGAACAGGACGACCTCGCCAAGATCGTGAAGCAGGGCGTCTTCATGATGCGGGTCGGCTATCCGGAAATCCGCATCGAGGCGCACGGCTGCGAGCAGCCGCTGCCGGCGCGCTTCGACCGCCGGCTGATCTCGCAGGCCGTCACCAACATCGTAAAGAACGCCACCGAATCGGTTCAGGCGGTTGAGGAAAACACGCCCGGCGCCGGCCGCATCGACGTCACCGTCCGGCAGGACGGCGACCGCGCCGTGATCGACGTGGTCGACAATGGCATGGGCCTGCCGACGGAGAACCGACAAAGGCTTTTAGAGCCCTATATGACGACCCGCGAGAAGGGCACGGGGCTCGGCTTGGCGATCGTGGGCAAGATCATGGAAGAGCATGGCGGCGGCGTCGAACTGCTGGATTCGCCCGCCGTCGCGACCGGCGGGCGCGGCGCGCTGGTCCGCCTCTGGTTCCAGACTGCGAGCCAAACCCCGCCGACGACCGTCTCCGCCGAACCCGTTCCCGCCGCCTGA